The following proteins are co-located in the Streptomyces sp. DT2A-34 genome:
- a CDS encoding CU044_2847 family protein — protein sequence MSTISESEFDDGTPVRFLLAPAPARGDDDLPEGMGRAVPVATGGRAVANFATGALRGALKPLGPLLQEVHDAVKDVPEPPSELSVTFGVQVGQDLKLGIVGGNGQAHLTVTASWKPAAGPE from the coding sequence GTGTCCACCATCTCGGAATCAGAGTTCGACGACGGTACGCCCGTGAGGTTCCTGCTCGCCCCCGCACCCGCGCGGGGCGACGACGACCTCCCCGAAGGCATGGGCAGAGCCGTCCCCGTCGCCACCGGCGGCCGAGCCGTCGCCAACTTCGCGACCGGTGCCCTGCGCGGCGCTCTGAAGCCACTCGGGCCCCTTCTGCAAGAGGTGCACGACGCCGTGAAGGACGTACCGGAGCCGCCCAGCGAGCTCAGTGTGACCTTCGGTGTGCAGGTCGGGCAGGACCTCAAGCTCGGGATCGTCGGCGGCAACGGGCAGGCGCACCTCACCGTCACCGCCAGTTGGAAGCCGGCGGCCGGTCCGGAGTAA